CGTGCTTTATATCATCCGTGTTTTCATCTTTATAAATCGATAATCTTTTTACCCCAACTCTTTCTTGCTTCTCCATAGCAAGTGTAATATACAAACTAACcaattctaaaacaaaataattactgTCATTGTTTGCTTGTGTAAAAAGTAATGAATTCATACATAATTATAGATCCTTAAGAAAACATGGAAATGAAATGATTGTTAGTTTTAATGattaataaacaatacatgtattttgctttgtacagatataatatatcatatattcattcattcaataaaaaaactcGACGCCTGAGTTACaatcaaaaatattattacgAACTAACGTTCTATTGAGGTGTGCTGAGCGATCTACCTTTCTTACGTCATACTTATCCATTGTTTCGTGTTGACCGGCGTTTCGCTTTAACCAAGATAAAGAAATACACGTTATCATTAGGTCGTCATAATAGTTTCGATGACTGATTTCTTAACCTAATTCTAGATATTAAGATTTCCTTTGTTCGATAATAACACCCTTTGTTTGTAACAATGAAACAGATTTTCGAGGTTTTACTTTCTAGAATTTCAAGTCAGGTGATATTCATTGTTTTGGTTAATACACACGTGACACTTGCCATTGAAATGTTACAGCTTATATAAAGGATagataacataattttaatcgtatttttgttgtatgtaaatttaaaatgacaaaattaattgtgttttagtgtttaattaaaaagaagttttcttatatattttgcatacattataacatacatttaaatatagaatTATAGGTGTTTAATGATAAATTCTACTAATACGAActtgtaaacatattttttatttcttatttatctttaaaagttGCGAAAATGACCTCCAAACTTCCCAAAATAActgttatgttatttctatggttAAGTTTTAACCGCTTGAATTAGTTTACGCaaggtaaacaataaaatctcTATGGTGACGCAACCCGACGCTGTTTAGACGAAAAATCCCCGAAAGATAAAACGTTGAAACAAGATATGATTTGACACAGGGTTTGACAGATTAATTACGAGATCAAATATAGGTATCGCCTATATTTACCAAGTTTGGACGGTTGGATTACGTACTTTATACACTTAATATCAGGACCATCCACGCGGGAAAGattcaaaaagacaaaaaatatgtgtagCTTTTCCTCATTTGTAACAGTTAAAAATCCTACGTGACTATTAGACTAGTGGTTATAAAGGATAATATCGTTGGGTTAGTGGCTAGCGGAAGGGTTGTTCACTATAATAACAAGCAGTTTAGCATCACTCAATTTGTTGATTATTCTGCCTCATTTACTTGAGTATAATTTGTTGCATCATGACACAGATTTATACAATGACATTACCATTATAACAAGATGCAGTTTATGAATTCGTCCCCTTCTATGACCATGGTGTTACAACCGGGGTTGTGCCCTCCACCACGTCAAGCACAAGGGTGGCAACCTGCTTATATACGAGACCCTACACCCCCCTATGGCATGTCACGTCATGGTGTGGTTAACTATGGTGAGTGAATGTAATGTATACAACATTGAAtttccacaaagtaacatacgtggtaactcgtaagcgggcacgaggtgtatgaaacagaacacccgtgttatagcgactgtcgttgccccgccatgcgaggataaataaattacaaacgtggtaactcataagcaggcacgagatgtatgaaacagaacacccatgttataacgactgttgttgctccgccatgcgaggataataggttacatacatggtaacttgtaagctggcacgaagtgtgtACAACAAACCACCCAAACGTCACACAGCATTACAACATGCAGGTCGCCCAAGTTCTGCCCATGTTCATTCAACGTCAACATCAACAAGTTTCAAGAAACCGATTCAACCGAAACGACCAACCACCGCTTATAAGGAGCCTGTGAGGTCATCAGCTatgcattatgatgtcacatttACACCTCATTACAACAGAAGAGAAGAAAGATATGTTCCGGAACCTCCTCGTAAgtttaatatcatattacacaTTGTATAATAACAgaaacctttttatatttcttttctttatttaatggttattaacaaaaacttttttataggATATCATATTTCACATTGTCTAATATTTggaaagaatttaaaaaaaaactttttttaagtcTAGCTAATGGAAAAAGTTAAATTCtagaaaaaaagatatatgtttgttttgattGCTAAAGCCTGCATTAATATCGTTGTATTTATTCAGTTGTTGTCCACTCAAGGACACACCTTATTATGCCTTGTATTGTTGAAATAATTTCTAGGGGTGTTGTGGTGGAGATTaatagttaaacaaatataaccaAAGATCAAAACAATTAGAACCAAAGATCAATGCTTGATAAAGAAGGGTTGGGAGTTCTTCATCAATTAAACATATTGAATACaaccattttataatatatattcctatatatatttaatacatacatgagatatatatttaagttgaAATAAACACCTCAGTATTTCCTATCTTCTGTTAACCTTATGTTTAAGGTTCAAAGCCAATAATTTGTTCAGCAGAACCataagttttgtataaaaacagtctttttgatatttatacCTTTTTGATATACTTGTGACATCTGACATTTTGACATACgcataattattattatccctttttatatatttttctaataattATGTGTCattcttattattattttcccaTAGAAACCTCATATTTTCCCTCCACAGCGCCCCGTAGTGGTGGAGGAATGGCAGTTAGTGGAACTCTCACAGTTTACCCACGTATGGAGAACGGGAAACTGGTAACAATGCCACCCTATGACCCGTTGTACGACCCTCACCTCGCTGATTTCTTCGCGAAAAAGTTCCAACCTCCCCGACCCCCTCCAGTGAgtgttttgtgtattttcAATGGTTGAgtttgacagtaagcatgatgtatatttaatatagcAGTAATTTCCTTTTTCTTGAAATCTGATAAggtcaaattaatttaaacagagTAAGAGAATGGAATCAGCAAAATGAAAGttagtaaacattacagtttcttttttttgttttcttttcagTGTGCCACAAACGAATCCAAGGCACCTGAATGTGCTCATGGCCTTAAAGTTCAagaattcattttatttatttacaatttttattatttatttacagagtCGCAGAAGTTGGTCGGCAGGGGCCGTGAGGGCGAACAACATCAGTGGACAAAGTTTCTCAAGATCTGGTCGGTTCACCGGATCACAATCCTTTAACAGGTGCAGGAGTTGTAGCAGtgttgtttataaagttgATATTATATTAGTGTTGTAGTGGTTAGTTGTAGCAAGGTACCACATATTTACATCTATTATTGTTTTACCCACATcagcgttttaaacaaacaatgtctTTAGATAACGGTTATAACCGCCAGTTAACACCTGCTTGGTACCACTTTCAAAATACAGTCACTGTTATTATTGGTGTTTATCATGTGATGATATGAGTCCAATGACtatcattatatttttcaggtCAACAAAATCCCGAAAAGTTTCATCTGGTTCAAAACATACGAAAGGAAACGTTGATTACAAAGTTACCGTTCGTACCGGGGATAAAAAAGGTGGTGGGACTGATGCGAGGGTGAGTTTACTTGATGGTATTTGAACCCAGGGTCCTTGGTTCCccaaccctggcctagatttgaacccaggatccttggttctccaaccctggcctgggtTTAAACCCAGGATCcatggttctccaaccctggcctggattcgaacccaggatccctggttctccaacccttgcctggattcgaacccaggatccctggttctccaaccctggcctggattcgaacccaggttccctggttctccaaccctggcctggatttgaacccagtatCACCCAATCTCCATATTAAACCTTAAATTCTTCAGGTATTCATCCAACTAGTTGGTAGACGAggcaaagtttcaaaatggAGGTTATTCAAGAAATCTGGTCAAAGCAACATAAATACATTTAGATTCGCAAAAGGATCTTCacacatatttaaacataaaggtAACAAATTAGTCCTTTCAGGGTAGTGACTCTCAAACCCTTCCCcaaaattttgtgttaaacAGTATTAGTCCCAGGtcttatacaatatatattaactagtaaaatatttgattctATTTACTATATTgctcgttttttttgttctttattaaaattgaCATTTCTACCATCTTTACCTCCAGGTCCTGACATTGGTGAAATACAGAAAGTGATCGTGGAACATGATGGAATATCTGAGAGGGATAGTTGGTTTCTTAAGGTTAGATGTTTCTATATTTCACTGTTGTGAAACCTGGGATGCAGGTCTATTACTCCAGCCATATAGGCCAAACCAGGGTAGGCAAGCAAACTCTGGAATTTTCCGCACTGTGTCTctattaatcagtaaacattacaaccagtaaattagatttgtttcacaggattgtttGTCTAACTATTCCTGCCTCCCCGTGAAGCCTATATcccaaacacccagggtgttACCATCTAGGCCTTACTATATACTCGATAATAGACTCAATTATCATGTTAGCAAATCCATGACATCCACCTATTCCTCAGGAGGTGATGGTTGAAGACACGAAATACGACCGATCTTACACCTTTCCCTGCGATCGATGGCTCTCGTTGTACAAGGAAGACTGTCAGCTCACGCGACACCTAATGGCCATTTCGGGTCGACAATCGAAACGTACAACGTATGAGATTACGACCGTCACTGGTAATTATATTTGTacttcatatttctttgagtAAAGGGGTTTAAATCAGAGTTAgctcattacccaaacacccaagTATTCTTTGGTTAAATTTCAAATCGATTCACTGCTTGGTTTGTTACAACCAAacagattatttacattatcatGCTCGTATAACCTCAGATGCTATTAGGTTTTCAAATTCTAAATTAATTTATCTGTAACAAACGTTATGCCTATGAAATCATTTATATTAATGTGCCAGTATAAACTGAACTCACATGTTAAAGTTATACTCTTGTGAAGTTTATGTTTCGAACGATTGTGTGAAAAATTCTGGTTACCGTAGAAACTACTATAATTGCTTTGTATTAAATATCATGTGAGCcataatttgtaataaacatgAATGATGTCTTTATTACTACCAATATAGTTATTATGTTTCAAATATTGGTGTCTGTATACTTTCAAAATTCCCCctcttgtgatgtcataatacccTGTATTTGTTGAATGGAATGCCattgttattataataatgggcattgttgtttaaatatgagGTGAGAAACGTGGGGCGGGTACGGACGCGAACGTCTTCATCACACTGAGAGGTTCAAAAGGTGTTTCTCCTAAACTACAGCTGAAATCTGAGTATGTATCTTACGTAccattatatatttgttacaacTGATATTATTGGTGTAAACATTGGCACATATTAATTGAATTTATCTGCCAAgtattttggaaaatttaattataatttaataaaaaaataccctagttgtatatatggtaactgtgttaaacaatttttttcatcaaaataagtttaaaatggaatttataacatttgtgtCATGTTGctaaaaaatcatatattatctcccctgttttaaaaattcagaTTGATAACATATATATCGTCAGTTACCCAAGCATGAAACAGAAACCTGTGTTAATATGTTGCTGCTCTGcgccatgtaaggataaataagttacattcatttatttaataccaaCACCTCACAGTCGACACAATACATTTGAACGAGGGAATTCTGATGTGTTTCGATTGAAATCGGCGAACGTTGGAAATTTGAAGCGAGTCCGTGTTGAGATTGATGAGAAAGGATTCGCACCAGCGTGGTTTCTTGAAAGGGTGGGTTGTATCAGCTTGTATGTCTTCTATATGAGTGGGGTTTTTATTCTGGCTAGCTATAGTACCTGGAGTGGAAACTATGAGATAGTGTTTGCCCATTAgcccaacattatatatgcacattctattctatatgggtgaggtattTTAAGAACAGCAGAAGACCTAATATAAAGGTCGTAGGCTCCATATCTACATTTAAATACATAGTAcaatctgtttttaaatataatttaaaataaacgtaaTCACAAACATAGTACTGTTTCCATCCATCCCAGTGTTTCTGCCTTCTACTCCCCACTTTGTAGCAATCAGCCTTTATAACAGGCCTATGAGTAAAAGTCTGTATAGCTTCTTGACTTGACAATCCACTCAAGTCACATAAACTTTACACCCATCCTCCAGGTTGTAGTAGTTGACATGTCGAAACCATCGCAACGAATCTTCTTCCCGTGTGGTCAATGGTTGAGTGATGACGAACAATTATTCAGAGACTTAGTGGGAAGCACAGATCCATTGGCAAGACCTAAAAGTTAGCCTTCCTATAATATTCTTATTAATGCACAAGCTGTACAATGatgtttatcctcgtatggcgaggcaatgacagtctttataacctgggtgttctgtttcatacaccccatgcccgcttacgacgtatgtaactttgttggtaatttgttttctataaaactggatataacattagtggcagcatcaagccttgaacttgGTATCTTTACATTATAATACAAGCAACTGTTCTTACATTGACCTTAAACTAAACTCCATTACTAACACACCCATGCCCACAGTGAATGCATACGTGGTCCACGTCTTCACGGGCGACATGCGCGGTGCCGGCACGGACGCCACAGTGAAGATCACGCTCTTCGGCGACCATGGCGACTCCGGGCAACTTGTGCTCGATGATTCCAAGAATAATTTTGAGCGGGGAAGGAAAGATACTTTCTCCTTACAATGCCCGCATATTGGGAAGATTAAAAAGATCAGAATTGGTGAGTTAACTTTATGTGTGTGGTTGTCTTATTGTAgcttggggtaatagacctacatcccaggtctcaggtgtggctcactgaagacctcactctTACAGAATAtattgttaggtgtctataacTGCCttagtggggtctagatggtagcaccctgggtgttggggtaatagacctacatcccaggtctcaggtgtgtctcactgaagacctcacccttatagaatagaatttctattattgagtgtttATAAACTGCCTTATTGgagtctagatggtagcaccctgggtgttagggtattggacctacatcccaggtctcaggtgtgcctcactgaagacctcacccttatagaatagaatttctattattgagtgtctataaactgcctcagtgggatctagatggtagcaccttGGGTGTTGGTGTAATAGATCTACATTATGATTCATAATATTCCATTATTATTCACAAAGGTCATGACAATGGTGGTATTTCACCCGGTTGGTTCTTGGACAAAATTGTGGTGGACGACACTCTGATGGATTGCGTCTATACGTTTCCATGCCAACGTTGGTTTGCTAAGGATGAAGATGATGGAAGGATTACAAGGGAGTTGGTGGCCGGTGCAGGGGATGCTGGGATACCATACAAAGTACAAGTGTTTACTGGTGAGTATAAgagtgttttaatatataagtaAGAGGATATAAAATGgttaaaccaaccaaaagtcatgtctgtttatccacacactgcaatagcttcagcaactcgactgtgggcatgggagtggcaaccatgaataagtcactcaagttcccacccacaaggatataaatgaccaaaccaaccaaaagtcatgtctgcttatccacacactgcaatagcttcagcaactcgactgtgggcatgggagtgacaACCATGGATAGCCACATATACACAACAACTCACACTTACCCACCACAGGTGATGTACGAGGCGCAGGAACAGATGCTGAAGTCTTCATTACCTTATATGGAGGCAAGAAAGGTCAACTAAGTTCAGGGAAGATTGTTCTGGATGGAAAGTTTCAAAGGTTGGTTGTGCTGTGTTTGATAAAGCACTTGGTAATAATACTAGGATCAAGGTTCcatactgctaccattgtgggcgtattgTGTCCaaacattgctttaacccagtgggcATTATTCAAAGTGAAAAAAACTCTTAAGGTATATATCTTGTAAAcgggcacaagatgtatgaaacggaacaatgaggttacaacaactgtcattgctccACCACATACATAAGCGTGATGGACACCATATATACTCGCCCATATGCCGTATGTGAGGACCACACCATCAACAATGTGCCTAATCAAGGgtgtatttaattaacattgtatataatacCATACCACTAACCTTCCCCACCTCCCAGGAACCGCGTTGACATTTGCGACGTAGAGAGCGCATCCATGTTGAGCCCACTTGACCACATAGAGATCGGACACGACAACTCAGGGTCCGGACCCGGTTGGTTCCTCGATAAAGTTGTTGTTACTTGCCCAACTAACGGGTGTGAACAGGTTGGaattatatacaattttgATTAGATACGCCCCTGATTAGGCATATTGTTGATAAGATACATATTTGCGCCACTAATTGGACATAATGTTGCACAATTTTTTCTATACACTTTTAATtctttatcatttattttatatcacattatatattatttatattttttattgtaaactttcgtttatgttttttactgAACTAATTGTTGTCCCCCCAGGTGTTCAGTTGTCGTAAATGGTTTGCCACCGACGAGGGAGATGGTTTGACTTCAAGGGAACTTTATGAATCAAAGTCGTTGCGGAAACAAGTTGTGCAAAGTAAGCGGCAtaacttattattatattactcTGGTTACTAAATTAGATTGCCTATTTTACAgtggaaatttttaaatgtcataAAACTGCGACAAGGTTTGTGGCAATCAATTGTTgctgttttttagttttatgtggCATTTATTCAACTATCTTTTTTATATCTTATTGAAGATCATATTAACACTGATATTTCTTCAATAGAAAGTGCTTGGAGTTGTTTGATTTGGACGAGTGATGTAAGAAATGCTGGAACCGATGCCAATGTATTTATCCAGGTTAGTGTCATATGGGGCTGTGtattatgttatatagtaggtaggggggagataggacacctttaacacatattatctaagtattccgatcgtgttttacacaattaacaacggcatATGGGAGTTATTATAATACTGTTTTGGAATTCTTTGAAAgatctttgcttactaccaaatgtgtcTAGAAATTAGAAcaaaatggtgtcccatctt
This genomic interval from Ciona intestinalis unplaced genomic scaffold, KH HT001198.1, whole genome shotgun sequence contains the following:
- the LOC108950951 gene encoding lipoxygenase homology domain-containing protein 1-like — protein: MQFMNSSPSMTMVLQPGLCPPPRQAQGWQPAYIRDPTPPYGMSRHGVVNYGRPSSAHVHSTSTSTSFKKPIQPKRPTTAYKEPVRSSAMHYDVTFTPHYNRREERYVPEPPPPRSGGGMAVSGTLTVYPRMENGKLVTMPPYDPLYDPHLADFFAKKFQPPRPPPSRRSWSAGAVRANNISGQSFSRSGRFTGSQSFNRSTKSRKVSSGSKHTKGNVDYKVTVRTGDKKGGGTDARVFIQLVGRRGKVSKWRLFKKSGQSNINTFRFAKGSSHIFKHKGPDIGEIQKVIVEHDGISERDSWFLKEVMVEDTKYDRSYTFPCDRWLSLYKEDCQLTRHLMAISGRQSKRTTYEITTVTGEKRGAGTDANVFITLRGSKGVSPKLQLKSDRHNTFERGNSDVFRLKSANVGNLKRVRVEIDEKGFAPAWFLERVVVVDMSKPSQRIFFPCGQWLSDDEQLFRDLVGSTDPLARPKMNAYVVHVFTGDMRGAGTDATVKITLFGDHGDSGQLVLDDSKNNFERGRKDTFSLQCPHIGKIKKIRIGHDNGGISPGWFLDKIVVDDTLMDCVYTFPCQRWFAKDEDDGRITRELVAGAGDAGIPYKVQVFTGDVRGAGTDAEVFITLYGGKKGQLSSGKIVLDGKFQRNRVDICDVESASMLSPLDHIEIGHDNSGSGPGWFLDKVVVTCPTNGCEQVFSCRKWFATDEGDGLTSRELYESKSLRKQVVQKSAWSCLIWTSDVRNAGTDANVFIQVYGENGKSDEIPLDNETDNFETGQKDKFKINIPEVGRMYKLRVWHDDSNPFSGWHLDKIVLEPVGGKKGSSYTFNCQKWLDTNEGDGQIIREIPATGPGVKRPQPLVRYQVTVVTGDKRNAGTDANVFCCLYGRQGDTGNRPLRGVKEQQE